The genomic segment GAATCCGGGGGGAACAGGAAGGCCCGCGTTTGTCATCTCCGCCAGGCCGGCGCCCTTGCCGCCCAGCGTGTCCTTCATTCGACCGTTACCATCTGCCTGGCCGCCGCCGAAGAAGTAAACGTATTTGGTGGTTGCTGAAGTTGACGTCGAGCTTGCTGTGTCGGCAAGCTGCTGTTCCATCACGCCCTGCGTCATGGCGATGATGCCTCCGTGCGTGAGATGCCCGGATTCATTTGCGACCGTTCTCGCCTGGATCCGGGTTGCCGTAAAACGGCACGCATGAGGGATGAAGGGACGTTGAGCTCAGCCGGCAACGGGAAGAACTAGATTTCGGCTGGGCGCGTGCGAATCACCCGTCATTCGAGACACGTTTCGCGGGTACTGCGATTGCGCAAGTACAAATAGTCCTCCGGGTCAACACTTGAATGTGTTGATCGTCACAGACAATCTTGTTGCAAAGGGAGTCAAGTGTGTACCTTGGGTGGGAATTTTTCGCATTTCAAGACAAACCCAGCCCCGAAACTCGTCATATGAGACGATTTCAGGCGTTTCGCGCAAAGCGAGACACGAAACCCGCGCCGGATTACGAAGTGCGAACCGCATGGTGAGATCCAACCTGAGCATCTGACCACCCGACTTCCAAAGATGTCAAATGCAAATGCGGCGGCGGGCTTGTGCCCGCGCGGATCAGATCGGCTGGATCGCGACACTCGCGTTGGCAATTGCCGGCAGACGGAAATCTGGAACCGAGAGTTCCAGGCGCGTGCGGGTTGCCAGCGCGTAGGTGGTGAAGGTGATCGGCGTGCCAGGGCAGAGCTGCCGCATGTGGACGCGTCTATCGTCATTCTGGTTCGAAACCGTAAACGAATTGGTTAGGTCTATGGGAATGCTCCACACGCCGGTAAGGCTGAACGCTGCCGGGGCTGGATCGAGCGCCCCCGTCCAGCCGTAGCCGGAAATGGGCCCTCGCTCGGCGGAGTCGGAAGTCAGACACTTGTCGTGCCAGACTGCCGTGATGTAGGTGAGGTCCGGCTGGCGCATGGGGGCGAGACACCCTATCCCAACCGTGATCGGTTCGCCGTCCCAGCCGGTCTCAGGGGTGCATATCCCGAACCCGGGCACCTCGAACCTGGCTGCAGGAAGCGCGATCGTGCTGGTGCGGATCGCGCGCCCCTGATCGATGGCAAGCGTCAGATGAAGAGCTACGGGGCCGTTACGGAACTGGTCGAAAATCGCACGGGGCATGGCAAGGCGCAAGACTATGTCTGTCAGGCCCGGAACGAGTTTTTCTCCGCCCATTTGCTGCCATGGCGATTCCCAGCGCACCCCGTCCGCACGGTCCAGCGTGACCTTCCGCGCGGTCGGGATCAGCACCGATCCGGAGGCGACGCCGTCGACATGAACGGGCAGGGCAACTTCCACAATTCCCTTGTTGCTCGTTTCGTGCGAAAAGGGTTTGTGCATGGAGTCGGAGCCGTAGGTGATCTGCGCGAGCGGGGCCGCATTTTGGCTGGCGGCTGGATAGTGGCCGTTCATGAACGGCTGATCGGCGTCGTAAAACGCGGTGGACCCGAGGAGCAAAACGGTGGCCGCGGCAACGATCCAGGCAGTCCGCGTGCGGCGGCGGGCGTACTGGACCACGATGACAGCGGCGGCTCCGCAGATCGCAACAACAAAGCTCACGAAGCCAGTAACGAGGCTGGGTGAGCTGGCGAGCCGGGGTATGAGATTCGAGGCGGTGACGAGGCCCGCGACATAAACCACAAACCCCAGGATGATCAGGGTCATGCGCGCCAAATTGCTGGTGAGCACGGAAAGCGCCATCAGCGGCAGCACCAGCAATCCGGTCAGCAGGACTGCATTAAATAGGAGCCCCGGCACGTGCGCGAGTGGATTGAAGCCCGCCACGCGCAACAGGATGCATTGGATGATCACGAAGGGCAGATACACAAACGCCCCAACAAATAGAGCCTTGGCGCCGAGCAGCAGCGGCCACTGATAAGGCCGCGTGACCCAGAACTGCGTGTTGCCAACGAGTCGCTCCTCATGGACAAGCCGCGCCACCAGCACCCACCAGCTGATGGGTATAAGCAGGATGAGCAGGCTGGTGAAGAGGTCTGGGGAAGCGGCCAGTGCCATGAACGAATAGCTGACCACCTCGTGGTGGAAGTCGGCATGAGCCCATTGCCGCGGATACAGGATGATAAGCGCGGACTGCAAAGCCAGTGAGACGAGAATCTCCGGACACAAGTGGCGGACATCTTTGCGGAAGATAGCGACGATCTGCTTCATACGTTCAGCTCCCGGGGTTCGGCTGCAACGGCGACAGGTACCGGCTGGGCGCGGCCGGACTTAGCGACAGCCAGAAAGATGGCCCGCAGGCTCATAGGCTCGACGGCGATATCGCGCGCGCCGGGGAACATGGCCGCCAGTTCCTGCTGTGCCGCGGCGGGCTCATAGCGGCTGTGCACGAAGCGCAGCACGCGGTCCACGCTTTCGCATTGGAGCCAGTGCGGCGGAACAGGGAATGGTCGCGGCACAGGCTCGGCAAGCGTGACCGTCACTTCGCGGAACCGGGCGGTGAGGGAGGTCATCTCTTCGGAGAAGAGCAGGCGGCCATTTTCGAGATAGCCCACATGGCTCGAGAAGCCTTCGATCTCCGCGAGGTCGTGCGAGGAGAGAAATACTGTCGTCTCAGGTGCTCGCTCCAGCAGGCCATCGATAAGCTCGTCGCGCACCAGTGGGTCCAGGCCGGAGAGGGGCTCGTCAAGGACGATCAGAGAAGGCCGGTAGGCGAGCGACGAAGCGAAGGCAGCCTTCATGCGCTGGCCGCGCGACATGTGCTTGAGCTTGCGGTCGAGCGGCAGGTTGAACTGGCGAATGAGCTGCTGCTCGAGCGCTGTGTCCCACTCAGGGTAGAAGTTGCGGTAGTAGTCGAGGAGCCCGCGGACCGTCATCCACTCGGGCATCTCCTGGTTTTCCGAGACATACCCGATCTTCGTAAAGTGCTTACCGGCGATGAGGCGTGAGTCGACCCCGAGCACAGTGGCCGATCCGCTGGAGGGCTGAAAGATGTTCATCAGCACTTTAATCAGCGTGGTCTTGCCGGCCCCGTTCGCGCCCACAAGCGCGTAGATAGCGCCCTCGGGTACATCAAGGTCAACGCCGGCGAGTGCGACCGTGCGGCCGAAGTTCCGGGCGAGAGCGTGCGTGTGAATCACGGCGTTCATGGGCTATTCGGCTCCCTTGGTAACGGACTTGGGGGACATTTGGGCGGTGTCGGGGCTGAGGCGGTTCCAGTGTTTTGCGAACGAGGCGAGCATTTCGTCCAGCTCGATGCCGAGACGCTTGGCCTCTACCACCAGCTCTTCCATTTCCTGGCCGAGCAAGGCGGTGCGCTGCTTGCGTGTGGAGTCGGGGAGGGAAGCGACGACCGTGCCGATGCCGGGGCGCGTTTCGAGCAGGCCCTCGTTGATCAGCGAGGCGACAATCTTGTGCGCAGTATTGGGATTGATCTTGAGTTCTTTGCTGAGGGCGCGGACGGAAGGAAATGCGTCGCCGGGGAATAGCTGGCCGGAGATCAGGGCTTTCTTCGCGGCGTAAACCACCTGCTCGAAGATGGACGCGCCGGCGCGAAATTGAACTCGGAACGGAATCACATGTGTACTATGACGCATAGTACACCGCGACGCAAGATTTTTTTTAGGCTGGATCCGCTGGCTACCGTTTAGGCGGGGAGAAAAGAGCGGCCCGGTCCCTCGGGTTTGCCGCAGAGGACCGGGCCGGAAGGGTTGATTAGTTCTGCGGCATCTCGACGCTATCGACAGCAAAGACCTTCACGGCCTGCTGTGTTGACTGAAGGTCCAGGCCATACTGATCGCGCAGCGTGGAGGCCAACTGGCCGGGATCGGCGGCGGATGAGAAGGAAAGTTCGAAGTCGTAGCGGCCGGTCAGCCCGGTCTTGTCGACGACTTCATGGCCCAGTTGCCGTGAGAGGCTGTCACACAACACTTGCGGCACCCCATTGATGATGGAGTAGGAGTGCTGGTTATCTTGCACGCGGTCTTCCACTCGGGCCTTCATCTCCACGTGCGTTACGTTGGAGGGCTCTGGATCGCGCGTGGGGGTGAGCTTAGAGCCTCCGTTGGCTACCACCAGTTCGTAGACCGGAAGGACTGCGGAATCGCCGCGGACCCTGAGGCCGACGCGTTCGACAAGGAAATTCCGCAACATGGCCTGGAGCGCGGCGGGAGCGGGAATCTGGGTTGCTCCGGGTGCGTGACCGGGGCCTGCGGTAGCAAACATCACCTTAGACATGGTGTGGGCTGGAGCAGGGGGCGCACCGGGTGGCGGAATCTCCGATGTGGTTTCGGCAGTGGGAGTCCAGCGCGCTTCAAAGTCGAACCGCTGCGTGTTGATCCAGTCTGGGCCGCCGACTATACGGTCGGGTCTCACTCCGTATGCAGTAGCGATCAGGCTCTTCAAGGTGATGCTTTTTGAGACGAACTCTTTGTCGTGCAACATGAAAAAGGTGTTGCTGTTGTCGCCCTGCGTAGGTGTGAGCGAGACGGAATCGAACTTCAGCGCAGAGAACTGCTGCGCTTCATCGGCCTTCACAACACTGGGATTCAGCAGGCCCAGTGCGATCGGGCATGCAACGGCTGCGACGGCCACTCCTGCCAGGAGCATCTTGCGGCTGCGGCTGAGGGGGATTGTAGCTGCATTCATGATTTGCACCATCCTTCTTTTCAGATCGGATCCCGAGACTCCTGACACACAAGTAAGTGGAGATTCCACGCAAAAACGGCAGGCTTTGAGAATCGCGTCCGCATATTGTGCCGGCTCGTTTCCGATCTGCAGCACGGCTTCGTCACAGGAGCGCTCCCGCTCTTCGAGCAGGCGCGCTCCCATCCACCACACCAGGGGATGGAACCAGAACGCAGCTTCCACACACATGTGCAGAAGCGCGAGAAGATTGTCGCGGCGGCGCACGTGCCATACCTCGTGCGCCACAATCGCAGAGACCTGCGCATCGTCCAGATGCGCTGAAATGCCTTCAGGCCACAGCAGCACGGGGCGGAAGATTCCGAAAACTCCCGGCTCCATGCAGTCCTTCGAGAGCAGCAGCGGCAGCGGCCGCCGGAGGCCGACAATGCTCTCGGTCGCGCGCAGCATCTCGACTTCGCGGCCCTCATGCTGCGGCACTGCCAGCTTCACCAGCCGGCGCACACGCGCCATGCGGACCAGCCACGTAAGCACCACTGCAACTGCGCCCGCAGCCCACAGAAGCACAATGCAGAGCAGCCACGGGAAATGACCGGCCGCAGCTGCGTGCTGAGCAGTCGCGGCAGGCAGACCTGAGAATGGCTTGCCAATATCCATGACCGTCGTGACTACGGCGCTCGACGGCGCCTCGAACACGCGGCGCGTTGCGATCCGCTGGCCGATCTGCTCCAGCAGCGCAAACGGCACCAGAAACTTGAGCGAGGCAAGCATCCACGTCGCATGACGGAACCGCGCTTCGCTCTTGCGCAACGACCACGCCAGACCGACAGCGACGCCGGCAACCAGCGTCGATTGCCACAAATGATCGGCCGCAAGCCGGGCCACGGCAGAGGGATCAGACATGGTCATGGCTTCTCCTTCTTCTGCATCTCTTCAAGCGCGCGCTCCGCTTCACGCACATCGTCCATCGTCAACTTGCCTGACTCGATGAGGTGCGCCATAACGGGCTGTGTCTTGCCGCCAAAAAACGCGAGCAGATCGTCAATCACGCGGCGCTGCGCGGACGCGCGCGACAGCGTCGCCGCAAACAGATGGAAGTTGCCCACCTTGCGCACCCGGCGTACCGCATCCTTCGCTTCCATGCGATACACGGTGGTCTGAATGGTGGTGTATGCGGGCTTCTTCTTTCCGGGAATGCCTTCTTGAATGTCGCGGATGGAGCACTCTCCGCGCTCCCACAGAACATTCATAATGGCGAACTCAAGTTTGGACAGCCGGGTCTGGGTCACTCGCCCCTCCTACATGTGTATGCGAATCTACTACACGTGTTTGAGACGAGTCAACAGTAAATTTGTCACCAGCCCAAAATCGGCTTGAACCGACTTGCGCGAGCCCAGTGAATTAGTTCACTGCTTGTTGTCCTGCTTCAGAAACTCGCCGGTCTTTTGCGTACTCTTCTTGAGGGCGTTCCAGACATTCCGGCTTGACCGGCTGAGGGCGTTCCCGGTCTTTCCGGCGGCTGTTCCAAGCGCAGCGCCTGTGTTGTCGTCGGCGACGCCGAGAGCGGAGTCGGTAGCTTGCGCTCCCGTTGCCGCGCCGCCCAGGCCGGCGTTGACTCCCAGGATGGCGGCCTGCGCCGGGCGCTTCGACGGATTTGCCCACACCGCATAGGACTCCCTCAAGCGATCCGCTCGCGCGAGTCTGGCGTCGCTGAAATCGGACCGGCCCAGTTTGTCCTTGAGAGGCCACTCGGGCGAAAGCAGCCAGTCGCTCCCATTCATTGGCGCGCCAATCTCGCCGACATTGACGATGGCTCGGGTCTTCACGGGCTCCACCTCTTCGCAACGATCGCCGCCGCAGCCGTGCGCACAAAGCTCTTTGGAGAGAAACGAGCCATGTTTTCCGGAAGAGATCCACACCGTGGCTCCGTGATCTTCCGCAGCGACACTCTTGGCGCGCGCCAGATGGCTCGCATCGCAGACCGTGTCCTCATGTGCGGCGGCATACCAGTAGAGAGCCTTCGCTGAATCTGCATCCCCGTCAAGGTGAATGAGAGCGGAGACGTGTTCCGCGTCCAGAGCATGGCCGAGCTCGCCGCAGTCTTTGCGCCACAAATGGTAGTAATGCAGCTCAACCTCTCCCGGGCGATCTTTGCGAGGGAAGGCCTGGCCATAGATGGTGCCATCGTCTTCCATCACCGTAGGCTTGGTTATCTGCCGCACAAACCGCGCCGGCATCACAGAGCAGTCCGTTCTGCTCACCATAAAGACGGGAGAGAAGCGCGCCAGAAGCGCAGCCTCAAGTGAATCTGAAAGCCCATCACGGTCACTATCCTGCGCCGGAGTGGACAGCGGTTTGTCGTTTGCATGCAGAGGATTCGCAGCCATCAAACAGAGCAGGAACACAAAGAGAACGATGAGGATGCGATGGGTTCTCCCGCTGAAAAGCCTCGAGCACAACTGGTGTTCCACGGAGCCAGGTCCCTTCTGCTACGTCACCAGTGTCGCAGAGGTACCCGCGGGCAGCTAGTGCGCGGGCAGAGAAGGGAACCTGTATTAAGTTGTTCGATTGATTTCTGGGGAAGGGAAGCCGAAGTGCCCGGCTGAAATAAATCTATGCGCTTGCTCTATGCGGATTTAAGCACGAGGCAATCGCATTACGCGGCTGGGCACTCCACGCAGGGTTGCATGGCAGGCGGCGGGATCTGGACGGCATCCTGCGTTACGAGGATGTGGTCCAGCCCCACGAGTCCGAGAATCTCCGCAACGTGCGGAGTCACATTGCACACGCGGAAGCTGTGTCCCGCGGTGCGCGCGCTGCCATAGATGGAGATGAGCGCCGCAATGCCGGCCGCATCAATGCGGCGCACTTCACTAAGGTCGAGCACAGCGTTCCGCTCGCGTACCACGGGCGTTAACAGCGCCATCAGCCGATCCTCATTCCCGCGCACGAGTTCATGGAAGTCGGCAGGCGCGCTCACAAGAGATCCGTTGTTCTGGCTCATGATCGTATTCATTCTTTCCTCCCTCACAGCCCTTCGGCAATTCCTTGGGTCACTGCGTACCGCTCGATTTCCCGAAAGGTCGCCGCTCCTTTGTTGTCGCGTCGACTTGAACGCATCGGCTTCGCGATATGCCCCCAGGAATTGCGTGTGCGTCTGCCTGGTCAGGCTGTGTTGGCCATTGATATTGCATGCCGCGGGCCAAAGGTCCGGCGACGGAATATGCTGAAAGCAGAGGGGATATTGAAACTACAGCGAATCCCCGTTTGCTGACCCCTGTTCGAATGCGCATTCGGTGTTCGCAATCGAACATGCTGTGGACTATTACGATGACGGAGGCGACCCGGTTCCATGAATT from the Occallatibacter riparius genome contains:
- a CDS encoding ABC transporter ATP-binding protein: MNAVIHTHALARNFGRTVALAGVDLDVPEGAIYALVGANGAGKTTLIKVLMNIFQPSSGSATVLGVDSRLIAGKHFTKIGYVSENQEMPEWMTVRGLLDYYRNFYPEWDTALEQQLIRQFNLPLDRKLKHMSRGQRMKAAFASSLAYRPSLIVLDEPLSGLDPLVRDELIDGLLERAPETTVFLSSHDLAEIEGFSSHVGYLENGRLLFSEEMTSLTARFREVTVTLAEPVPRPFPVPPHWLQCESVDRVLRFVHSRYEPAAAQQELAAMFPGARDIAVEPMSLRAIFLAVAKSGRAQPVPVAVAAEPRELNV
- a CDS encoding GntR family transcriptional regulator, with the translated sequence MIPFRVQFRAGASIFEQVVYAAKKALISGQLFPGDAFPSVRALSKELKINPNTAHKIVASLINEGLLETRPGIGTVVASLPDSTRKQRTALLGQEMEELVVEAKRLGIELDEMLASFAKHWNRLSPDTAQMSPKSVTKGAE
- a CDS encoding M56 family metallopeptidase, with the protein product MSDPSAVARLAADHLWQSTLVAGVAVGLAWSLRKSEARFRHATWMLASLKFLVPFALLEQIGQRIATRRVFEAPSSAVVTTVMDIGKPFSGLPAATAQHAAAAGHFPWLLCIVLLWAAGAVAVVLTWLVRMARVRRLVKLAVPQHEGREVEMLRATESIVGLRRPLPLLLSKDCMEPGVFGIFRPVLLWPEGISAHLDDAQVSAIVAHEVWHVRRRDNLLALLHMCVEAAFWFHPLVWWMGARLLEERERSCDEAVLQIGNEPAQYADAILKACRFCVESPLTCVSGVSGSDLKRRMVQIMNAATIPLSRSRKMLLAGVAVAAVACPIALGLLNPSVVKADEAQQFSALKFDSVSLTPTQGDNSNTFFMLHDKEFVSKSITLKSLIATAYGVRPDRIVGGPDWINTQRFDFEARWTPTAETTSEIPPPGAPPAPAHTMSKVMFATAGPGHAPGATQIPAPAALQAMLRNFLVERVGLRVRGDSAVLPVYELVVANGGSKLTPTRDPEPSNVTHVEMKARVEDRVQDNQHSYSIINGVPQVLCDSLSRQLGHEVVDKTGLTGRYDFELSFSSAADPGQLASTLRDQYGLDLQSTQQAVKVFAVDSVEMPQN
- a CDS encoding BlaI/MecI/CopY family transcriptional regulator yields the protein MTQTRLSKLEFAIMNVLWERGECSIRDIQEGIPGKKKPAYTTIQTTVYRMEAKDAVRRVRKVGNFHLFAATLSRASAQRRVIDDLLAFFGGKTQPVMAHLIESGKLTMDDVREAERALEEMQKKEKP
- a CDS encoding STAS domain-containing protein, coding for MNTIMSQNNGSLVSAPADFHELVRGNEDRLMALLTPVVRERNAVLDLSEVRRIDAAGIAALISIYGSARTAGHSFRVCNVTPHVAEILGLVGLDHILVTQDAVQIPPPAMQPCVECPAA